In one Melospiza melodia melodia isolate bMelMel2 chromosome 5, bMelMel2.pri, whole genome shotgun sequence genomic region, the following are encoded:
- the LZTS3 gene encoding leucine zipper putative tumor suppressor 3 yields MATLETLPVLSDPAYPSAQSFHGFAPRYSQTIPRSAMGSVGSGVANDQEFAMKSVGTRTQSGGRPAEGPRNGYSSRDIPHRYSGEEKTYKSEKVSNSLYINGEARKSEKVKVDICGNVTANNEKNLPPPPPQYREPGNPPKILPISGKLDQSNEPLVRPSAFKPVVPKNFHSMQNLCPPQSNGMAENRKSLNHANSNSPSAPKGGLDKSSLNRTTNQGGGLSDSGRNSLTSLPTYGTGYSQHVGPMSASTSHINRIGTTYVEKNIVGYNGISTSDSGRSSSKSTSSFSRLNHLNETMPFHSPSTDDIIQDLEDRLWEKEQEVLQMRRNLDKSEAAIFQVFEEKQKIWEREMEDLRQNYANKLQQVSKKAQRAQQALQLQIFKLQQEKKKLQDDMGQLLQQREELEKKFVAFKKEQAEFLPKIEETKWEVCQKAGEISLLKQQLKDSQADVSQKLNEIVGLRSQLKEGKNFLREKEEQILTLKDSYSSKSVNLEICEGELQRKMSEVQVLREKLNHCELEVSGLKRTLASIGPTGSFGGDLGDKLRGDPLACESDEAKMQRQSEDSVNSLRREVERLQTELKLERQQREQQVMDFEEERRTWQEEKEKVIKYQKQLQLNYVEMYQKNQLLEHKVNEMNTKATSPPHTEEKKTWTPSRLERIESTEI; encoded by the exons ATGGCCACGCTAGAGACGCTGCCCGTCCTCAGTGACCCGGCCTACCCCAGCGCGCAGAGCTTCCACGGCTTCGCCCCGCGCTACTCCCAGACCATCCCCCGGAGCGCCATGGGGAGCGTGGGCAGCGGCGTGGCCAACGACCAGGAGTTCGCCATGAAGAGCGTGGGCACGCGCACGCAGAGCGGCGGCCGGCCCGCCGAGGGACCGCGCAACGGCTACTCCAGCCGGGACATCCCCCACCGCTACTCGGGCGAGGAGAAGACCTACAAGTCGGAGAAAGTCTCCAACTCGCTCTACATCAACGGCGAGGCGCGCAAGAGCGAGAAGGTGAAGGTGGACATCTGCGGGAACGTGACCGCCAACAACGAGAAGaacctgccgccgccgccgccccagtACCGAGAGCCCGGTAACCCACCAAAGATTTTGCCGATTTCCGGCAAACTGGATCAG AGCAATGAGCCCTTAGTTAGACCCTCAGCCTTTAAACCAGTAGTTCCTAAAAACTTCCATTCCATGCAGAACCTCTGCCCACCACAGAGCAACGGGATGGCAGAGAACAGAAAGAGCTTGAACCACGCCAACAGCAATAGCCCGTCCGCCCCCAAGGGCGGGCTCGACAAGAGCAGCCTTAACAGGACTACAAACCAGGGCGGGGGGCTCTCGGATTCGGGCCGTAACTCCCTGACCAGCCTGCCCACCTACGGCACGGGCTACAGCCAGCACGTGGGCCCCATGAGCGCCTCCACCAGCCACATCAACCGCATCGGGACCACCTACGTGGAGAAGAACATCGTGGGCTACAACGGGATATCTACCTCAGACAGCGGGCGGTCCTCGAGCAAGAGCACCTCGTCCTTCAGCAGGCTGAACCATCTCAACGAAACCATGCCCTTCCACTCGCCCTCGACCGACGACATCATCCAGGACCTGGAGGACAGGCTgtgggagaaggagcaggaggtgctgcagatGAGGAGGAACCTGGACAAGAGCGAGGCGGCCATCTTCCAGGTGTTCGAGGAGAAGCAGAAGATCTGGGAGAGGGAAATGGAGGACCTGAGGCAGAACTATGCCAACAAGTTGCAGCAGGTCTCCAAAAAGGCGCAGCGGGCTCAGCAGGCTCTGCAGCTCCAAATCTTCAAGCtccagcaggagaaaaaaaaactccAGGATGACATGGGACAACTCCTCCAGCAGCGAGAGGAGCTGGAGAAGAAATTTGTGGCTTTCAAGAAGGAGCAGGCTGAGTTTCTCCCCAAGATTGAAGAGACCAAGTGGGAG GTGTGCCAGAAGGCAGGTGAgatctccctgctcaagcagcagCTGAAGGACTCCCAAGCCGACGTCTCCCAGAAGCTCAACGAGATCGTGGGCCTGCGGTCGCAGCTCAAGGAAGGCAAGAACTTCCTGCGGGAGAAAGAGGAGCAGATCCTCACCCTGAAGGACTCCTACAGCTCCAAGAGCGTCAACCTGGAGATCTGCGAGGGCGAGCTGCAGAGGAAGATGAGCGAGGTCCAGGTGCTGAGGGAAAAACTGAACCACTGTGAGCTGGAGGTCTCCGGCCTGAAGCGGACACTTGCCAGCATAGGGCCCACGGGGTCTTTTGGCGGGGACCTCGGGGACAAGCTGCGGGGGGACCCGCTGGCCTGCGAGAGCGACGAGGCCAAGATGCAGCGGCAGAGCGAGGACAGCGTGAACAGCCTGAGGAGGGAGGTGGAGAGGCTGCAGACAGAGCTGAAGCTGGAGCGGCAGCAGCGGGAGCAGCAGGTGATGGACTTCGAGGAGGAGCGGCGCACGtggcaggaggagaaggagaaggtcaTCAAGTACCAGAAGCAGCTGCAGCTCAACTACGTGGAGATGTACCAGAAGAACCAGCTCCTGGAGCACAAGGTCAACGAGATGAACACCAAGGCCACCAGCCCCCCGCACACCGAGGAGAAGAAGACATGGACTCCCTCCAGGCTCGAGAGGATAGAGTCCACCGAGATCTGA